One Larus michahellis chromosome 11, bLarMic1.1, whole genome shotgun sequence genomic region harbors:
- the LOC141749667 gene encoding myosin light chain kinase, smooth muscle-like: MQSPSVSLTGSAYGSTPVFTKGLQNIRATKGQLVVFECRIRATPTLQVHWYREYDPIIDSADFRILRKKACSSAVPEEVCTLVITEAFPEDSGVFKCVAENEFGSAASSARLSVSPGAKELESFAGVAHRPAVHVTMKKPTFPRNSQTGAKDRDVAGLPSYSTETPGLGRRAEAANFGQMNSESEAEDFHGAYENSPQASPLRCLLLYDSSNKENMIGCNVSPFIESKLKLYRKAGL, from the exons ATGCAGAGTCCCTCGGTGAGCCTGACCGGGTCTGCCTACGGAAGCACGCCTGTGTTTACAAAG GGTCTACAAAACATAAGAGCTACGAAGGGTCAATTAGTGGTATTTGAATGTCGCATTCGTGCTACACCCACCTTACAGGTTCACTGGTACAGAGAATATGATCCGATAATCGACTCTGCCGATTTCCGAATACTACGAAAAA AGGCTTGTTCATCAGCTGTTCCTG AGGAAGTCTGCACCCTGGTAATTACTGAAGCTTTTCCAGAAGACTCTGGAGTATTTAAATGTGTTGCTGAAAATGAATTTGGATCTGCAGCATCCAGTGCACGTCTCTCTGTTTCCCCAG GAGCAAAAGAGCTGGAAAGCTTTGCGGGTGTTGCCCACAGGCCAGCTGTGCACGTCACCATGAAGAAACCCACCTTCCCTAGGAACAGCCAAACAGGAGCCAAGGACCGAGACGTGGCTGGCCTGCCATCCTACAGCACAGagaccccagggctgggcagacGAGCGGAAGCTGCAAACTTTGGCCAGATGAACTCCGAGAGCGAAGCTGAAGATTTTCACGGAGCTTATGAGAATTCGCCTCAGGCTTCACCTCTGAG ATGTTTGTTGCTATATGACTCAAGCAACAAGGAGAACATGATCGGATGCAATGTGTCACCATTCATAGAAAGTAAACTGAAGCTGTACAGAAAAGCTGGTCTCTAA